From the genome of Miscanthus floridulus cultivar M001 chromosome 10, ASM1932011v1, whole genome shotgun sequence, one region includes:
- the LOC136487208 gene encoding uncharacterized protein isoform X1 encodes MEEAENGTRKRAPGNGVRKLSPSPTRAPSSEQRNPSALPPPPRVPRWLILDRIVHRSSRRRCGVVEDDATASALAHDCAGRPVRASLRIADPPAVPRLYLHLTGRPGISFREPTAIAAHRSSILFRRTVPFEDPMWWHDSYSFPIDYFVYSCRSSSPPSLTLLPPCFDGGHINPQLDKFCKPHRHQRQRSMLPEDMGILCHGDGGEFTVAELMFSKRYEIELCLLHNPPPAGSSMEWNVKKVQIPPDTKINTYLWMTDAVLPIGTCLCWVDNYQGMLLIDVLTDSNSNPDHQQWLCYIPLPKKALKSQRLYKDADEPDPLRSVCVTDTGIIKLVCILTERPPFTIKAWTLDDIHEGRWTMDLSTTMGAEEFFCLFGAGHSCLPRVQPSFPLVSLVDPDVICFLLKDKDCGLFWMIDVNMRNKKLQSSALYISEEEEEDGYPPKRGRRNNFFGHCFIPSKFSSYLSEDAITSRDLSEKMQKTKEDRVMQKSGMEAQLE; translated from the exons ATGGAAGAAGCGGAGAACGGCACCAGGAAGCGCGCCCCCGGCAATGGCGTGAGGAAGCTATCTCCTTCTCCGACTAGGGCCCCCAGTTCGGAACAGAGGAATCCCTCGGCCTTGCCTCCGCCGCCGCGCGTCCCCAGGTGGCTGATCCTCGACCGCATCGTCCACCGCAGCAGCAGGAGGCGCTGCGGGGTCGTCGAAGACGACGCCACGGCCTCGGCGCTCGCCCACGACTGCGCCGGCCGCCCCGTCCGCGCCTCCCTCAGGATCGCCGACCCTCCCGCGGTCCCCCGTCTCTACCTCCACCTGACGGGCAGGCCGGGGATCAGCTTCCGGGAGCCCACCGCCATCGCAGCCCACCGCAGTTCCATTCTCTTCCGGCGGACTGTCCCCTTCGAGGATCCTATGTGGTGGCACGACAGCTACTCCTTCCCCATCGACTACTTCGTCTACTCCTGCCGCTCCTCTTCGCCGCCTTCACTGACTCTGCTTCCCCCCTGCTTCGACGGTGGCCACATCAACCCCCAGCTTGATAAGTTCTGCAAACCACATCGGCATCAGCGACAGCGCAGCATGTTGCCCGAAGATATGGGTATCCTCTGCCATGGCGACGGAGGCGAGTTCACGGTGGCAGAACTCATGTTTTCCAAGCGCTATGAGATTGAGCTATGCCTGCTGCACAATCCACCTCCTGCAGGATCTTCAATGGAATGGAATGTTAAGAAGGTGCAGATCCCTCCTGACACGAAGATAAACACCTACTTGTGGATGACTGATGCCGTCTTGCCCATTGGTACATGCTTGTGCTGGGTCGACAACTACCAGGGCATGCTGCTCATTGATGTCCTCACTGACAGCAACAGCAACCCAGATCATCAGCAATGGCTCTGTTACATCCCTCTGCCTAAAAAGGCTTTGAAGTCTCAACGCCTGTACAAGGATGCAGACGAACCTGACCCGTTGCGCTCTGTCTGTGTCACTGACACTGGCATCATTAAGCTCGTCTGTATTCTTACCGAACGTCCTCCTTTCACCATAAAAGCATGGACTTTGGATGACATCCATGAAGGCAGATGGACAATGGATCTCAGCACCACCATGGGAGCAGAGGAGTTCTTCTGTCTTTTTGGCGCTGGCCACAGTTGCCTTCCACGGGTACAGCCAAGTTTTCCTTTGGTTAGCTTGGTTGATCCAGATGTTATCTGCTTCCTGCTCAAGGACAAGGACTGCGGCCTTTTCTGGATGATTGATGTCAACATGAGGAACAAGAAGCTGCAGTCAAGCGCCCTCTATATcagtgaagaggaagaagaagatggataCCCCCCTAAAAGGGGCCGCAGGAACAATTTCTTTGGTCATTGCTTCATTCCCAGCAAGTTCTCCTCTTACTTGAGTGAGGATGCCATCACAAG TCGGGACCTAAGTGAAAAGATGCAGAAGACAAAAGAGGATAGAGTGATGCAGAAGAGTGGAATGGAAGCACAATTGGAGTGA
- the LOC136487208 gene encoding uncharacterized protein isoform X2, with protein sequence MEEAENGTRKRAPGNGVRKLSPSPTRAPSSEQRNPSALPPPPRVPRWLILDRIVHRSSRRRCGVVEDDATASALAHDCAGRPVRASLRIADPPAVPRLYLHLTGRPGISFREPTAIAAHRSSILFRRTVPFEDPMWWHDSYSFPIDYFVYSCRSSSPPSLTLLPPCFDGGHINPQLDKFCKPHRHQRQRSMLPEDMGILCHGDGGEFTVAELMFSKRYEIELCLLHNPPPAGSSMEWNVKKVQIPPDTKINTYLWMTDAVLPIGTCLCWVDNYQGMLLIDVLTDSNSNPDHQQWLCYIPLPKKALKSQRLYKDADEPDPLRSVCVTDTGIIKLVCILTERPPFTIKAWTLDDIHEGRWTMDLSTTMGAEEFFCLFGAGHSCLPRVQPSFPLVSLVDPDVICFLLKDKDCGLFWMIDVNMRNKKLQSSALYISEEEEEDGYPPKRGRRNNFFGHCFIPSKFSSYLSEDAITSRDLSEMMQKTIEGKVMQKSGREAQLE encoded by the exons ATGGAAGAAGCGGAGAACGGCACCAGGAAGCGCGCCCCCGGCAATGGCGTGAGGAAGCTATCTCCTTCTCCGACTAGGGCCCCCAGTTCGGAACAGAGGAATCCCTCGGCCTTGCCTCCGCCGCCGCGCGTCCCCAGGTGGCTGATCCTCGACCGCATCGTCCACCGCAGCAGCAGGAGGCGCTGCGGGGTCGTCGAAGACGACGCCACGGCCTCGGCGCTCGCCCACGACTGCGCCGGCCGCCCCGTCCGCGCCTCCCTCAGGATCGCCGACCCTCCCGCGGTCCCCCGTCTCTACCTCCACCTGACGGGCAGGCCGGGGATCAGCTTCCGGGAGCCCACCGCCATCGCAGCCCACCGCAGTTCCATTCTCTTCCGGCGGACTGTCCCCTTCGAGGATCCTATGTGGTGGCACGACAGCTACTCCTTCCCCATCGACTACTTCGTCTACTCCTGCCGCTCCTCTTCGCCGCCTTCACTGACTCTGCTTCCCCCCTGCTTCGACGGTGGCCACATCAACCCCCAGCTTGATAAGTTCTGCAAACCACATCGGCATCAGCGACAGCGCAGCATGTTGCCCGAAGATATGGGTATCCTCTGCCATGGCGACGGAGGCGAGTTCACGGTGGCAGAACTCATGTTTTCCAAGCGCTATGAGATTGAGCTATGCCTGCTGCACAATCCACCTCCTGCAGGATCTTCAATGGAATGGAATGTTAAGAAGGTGCAGATCCCTCCTGACACGAAGATAAACACCTACTTGTGGATGACTGATGCCGTCTTGCCCATTGGTACATGCTTGTGCTGGGTCGACAACTACCAGGGCATGCTGCTCATTGATGTCCTCACTGACAGCAACAGCAACCCAGATCATCAGCAATGGCTCTGTTACATCCCTCTGCCTAAAAAGGCTTTGAAGTCTCAACGCCTGTACAAGGATGCAGACGAACCTGACCCGTTGCGCTCTGTCTGTGTCACTGACACTGGCATCATTAAGCTCGTCTGTATTCTTACCGAACGTCCTCCTTTCACCATAAAAGCATGGACTTTGGATGACATCCATGAAGGCAGATGGACAATGGATCTCAGCACCACCATGGGAGCAGAGGAGTTCTTCTGTCTTTTTGGCGCTGGCCACAGTTGCCTTCCACGGGTACAGCCAAGTTTTCCTTTGGTTAGCTTGGTTGATCCAGATGTTATCTGCTTCCTGCTCAAGGACAAGGACTGCGGCCTTTTCTGGATGATTGATGTCAACATGAGGAACAAGAAGCTGCAGTCAAGCGCCCTCTATATcagtgaagaggaagaagaagatggataCCCCCCTAAAAGGGGCCGCAGGAACAATTTCTTTGGTCATTGCTTCATTCCCAGCAAGTTCTCCTCTTACTTGAGTGAGGATGCCATCACAAG TCGGGACCTAAGTGAAATGATGCAGAAGACAATAGAGGGTAAAGTGATGCAGAAGAGTGGACGGGAAGCACAATTGGAGTGA